The nucleotide sequence ctcatggGCACAGGCAGGTGGCTTGCCTCTGAGCTGCCAGCttcagtgctgggggtggggcccaaATTCAGCCAGCACCCTTCAGCGGTCCCCTTCCCACGCgagagggctgcagctgggcaccACGTGGGCACGGACGGCTCTGCACTCCGCAGATTGTCTGCCATCCCTCCCCGCGGGCTGGGTGGCCTCCATCTGCAGCTCCCACAAGCAGTCCCGGCTGAAGGGTCCAGTGGGTGGGGGGGTGCGGCCGCCGGCTCCATCCTCCTGCAGCTCTGTGAACCCTGCCTAGGACGTGGCAGCTTCCTGCATAGAGCCCAGGGGACCCTGGCAGGGCTCAGCCTcccctggcagagctgtgggggcggCTCTCCGCAGCCCCGGTGCCAGGGCCTGCGTGCAGACGTCCAGGGCTACGGCAGGTAGCGCTTGGGGTCCCCAGGGAAGGGCGCTGCGGGCGCTTGGTTGAAATGGGCCATCAGGAAGATGCTGACGGTCCCCAGGACGAAGAGCGAAGCCATGACCAGGAAGCAGACCCGGTCGATGACTCGCCCCACCAGGATCCACTCCTCGttctcctgcggggggggggggggaagacacagATGTTCACGGCCAAACCTGCTGCGGGTTCCCACTGTCGCTCGGCCCACGTGCTCCAGggcctgctgcctctgacccagtcAGAACTGCGCCTACCTCCCCTGTGGCTAAGCACGGCCCCGGATCCCCCCCAGAGTGGTTCCCCTTTCCAGCTCGGTCTCCGAGCTGCTTCTCCATGCTCGGGTCCCTACACGGGGAGCCCTTCTGGCCCCATTCCCATGGGCCCCCTGTAGGCTCCTGTTCTGCTGGGGCAGACTCACGTTGTCAAAGTCGTTCTGCTCCTGCAGGGTCCTGGCGATGTGGTTACAGGCGTCCACGCAGGCCTGGATCTCAGGACCTGCCTGCACCAAGCTGTGGCAGAGATCTTGGCTGCGCCCGTTTTCCAGGCCTCTCCCTGGAGATGAAGAGGAGGCGCCGGGATAGCACCGGATCAGCGCGGCACCAGAAAGCCCCCACTCCCTCGGGCGTCTCAGGCCCCTGGCCTTTTGCAAAGcaccagccagccctcccccagaGAAGCCTGAATGCTGCTGGCGTCCATGGCTCTCCCCGAGGGGACGGCCTGTGCGGGGACGGGTCTCCTGGGCGTCTCTCGTGTTTGGCTTTGGAGCTGTGCACCCCAGCGGTGTCGGTGTTTGAGGTCAgctcctggagcagcccccaagtAGCCAGCCAGGGTGTGGGAGAAGGGCTAGCCAGGTTGACTGGCCTCTCAAGGAGCTTCCAACGAACAATGCAGCGTGGGAGGCACCAACTACACGGAGGgacttccctgcagcccctcaggccGGAGCCTGGGCCTTGTCATCCCCCTGCAAAGGGCCGAGCCGCACGTGGGCAGGCGACTTGCTCGTGTGTCTCCAAACTCCAGCCTGGGGCCGACTTTCCCCAGCAGGACCTGTGGGAGTCCCTCCTCACGGCCCAGGACACAGACAGGGTCCCGGAGAGGCCTCCATTTTGTCTTCCATCCAGACTCTCCCCTCGGGGGGAACTTCCTGACTCGCTGAAGCTCCGAACAAAGGGCTGAGGGGCTCTGGCTAAACTGGAGACTTGACTGAAGCCAGCCGTCGCCTCCGGCTCTACTGCCAGCCTGCCCCAAGGACTCTGCCGCTGGGGGGGTCTGAGCCCTCTAACCACCCAACGCTCTCTGAATAACCCCTATAGGGTCGAACAGACGGGCCCCGCGAGCACGCTGGGGAAGAGCTGAGGTGCAGGTGGGCCTGGGGATGTGACTGGTCCTTGGGGGCCGGAGGAGCCTTTTTATTTGGCGCGATGGAGTTTCACACCCTCtcgccggccccaggagcagtgctggccACGGCCCAGAGAACAGGAGTGTCGGAGGGGACTGCTTGGCGGCTCCTTGCCGGCCAATGTGGAGAAGGGACGTGCGCTTGGGGGCTGGCTTGGTGTCTGATGGCGGAGGGCCCCGGGTCGTGGGCTGCGAGTAGCCCTGCCCCTAAGCCTTTTGCCCAGAATTGGCCCCCTCAGCGGTGCCCCCAGAAACCCCGTATTACAAGGGGTGAGGAACACGGGGTTTCCTCTCTTCCTCAGTCCAGCTCCTCACACTTGGTGGCCGTGGTGACACCCTCAGCCTGGTCCCGTTCCCCTGTCAGCCCCGCCCTCCCAACCCCATTCCAGCCCCGAGGGGGTGCTGTTGGGGGTGAGTTTGCTGCTGGTTAAaggccaaggggagccacagtcTGTGGGGTGGGGACATCTATGCTAAGGGCCCCAGGCCCtggccgcccctgcccccccgagcTGTCACTCACCGATCTTTTCCAGGACGGCCTTCATCAGCCCGTCCCTCTCCTTCTGCTTCTCAAAGATCAGCTCCGTCCGGGCCTTCCACAGCATGTACTCGTCGGCCTTCACCATGAGCCCCAGCGAGCTGCGGCGCCGAGCCCTCAGCGGGCGGGCGGCCACGTCGCTGCGGCGCATGTGCATCCCCAGGAAGTGGGGCAGTCGCCGCAGGCAGATCTGGGGACAGAGCGAGGAGCCGGCGCCGTCACACGCACGGGACCGGGGCAGCCGGCACCATCACGCTCAGCCCAGGGGAGCCctgtctgctgggacggggctcACCGAGCGGCAGCCTGGCCCCGGGGCTGCTCCATCGGCACCCGGCCGTGACTCCTGGCACCAGTGGGAGTGGAGCAGCCTGGCTCCGTCTCCCATACCTCAGCCGAGGGGGGCCTGCCTGAGGGGGGCTAATGCCCAGCAGTCCCTTGGCAGGTTGAGGCCTGGCTCtatccctgcagccctgccccccaggccctcctGTGGGCCTGCGCAAAGCGGTGTGGAGACGCGGTCGGATCAGGTAGCGAGCCCGCAACGCTGGTGCTGCACGGTAGTGAAacagaacgtaagaacggccaccctgggtcagaccaaaggtccatccagcccagtatcctgcctgcccacagtgTCCCGTGCCacgtgtcccagagggagtgaacagagcagggaatcatcaagtgatccctcccctgtcacccattcccagcttctgacaaacagaggctagggagcccatccctacccatcctgcctaacagccattgatggacgtatcctctgaatttatctaggacttttttgaaccctgttaaaggcctggtcttcacaacatcctctggcaaggagttccacaggttgactctctgttgcatgaagaaatacttcctttggtttgttgtaaacctgctacctgaaaccagggccagaccctgcatcctcctggGGGAGCGTGCCCCACAGCACTGTGGGTCAGGCAGTCTGTTTGAGTCTCTGGGGCTCAGGATCCCCCACAACGGCTCAAAAGCTCCATGTACTTGCCTCTGCCCTCAGTCCTTCCCCTGTCTTTTCCTGAGGGCAGTGACTGGTGCGGGAGGGAGCATGTGGGGTATCACATTAATGGATTTTTAATACGAGTAGGAACATACGAGTAGGAACATGGTTATTGCACCCACTGGTGTGGGTTTGCCCCAGATGGGGTGCACGGGGGCCCCGGGAGGTGGGAAGTGAAGGCGTTCGCGATGCTGGCTCCGCCTAGGCGGCTCATGTCCGTGTACGATCTGTGCGTGTAACGTGACGAATACGGGCTCTGTGTTTGTATTTTACACGGAGGCAGCAGTGGGCGTGGACCCCCTGCCGGGAGGGGCGGTCGCTCAGTGCTGCATGGACAGTGGCTCTGCAAGGTCGCCAGTTGACCCCTGAGGAGCGCACAATGGCCCCTTGCCTGAGACAGACCCACCTGGCTACTCCATGGCTCCTGGCCTAGGAAGGACATAGGCTGGCTTGGTGGTCATGGATCTGCCCCATTTTGGGAGGCACCAGCGCCCAGGAGAACACTGGGTTTCCCTCCTCCTGGGCAAGGTGATAAAAGTATCCTGAGGCGCCTCCATCtggtctcctcctgccctctgctccagacGCACCTTGGCCAAGGACATCCTAACAtgggatgtactccagagacgtGTAAGCTGGCCGGTTGttccatctctgctaagagcctgggTGATCGATCTATGTAACGTATTCTCTTTAACGTCTTACTCTCAgccttttctctcttttattACTAACCCTTTAGATGTTAGAGTCTAAGGGTCTGgcccagctagggatgtaaaggtatgtctacactaccctcctagttcgaactagcggggtaatgtaggcataccgcacttgcaaatgaagcccaggatttgaatttcccaggcttcatttgcataagcggggagccgccatttttaaaaccccgctggttcgaaccccgtgcagcgcggctacacggggcatgaactaccgttactcctcatttcacgaggagtgatgtggcagcaaaggtggggagagcggcagccagtgctggggggaaccggtttacaagccagttccccccagcactgtctccgcagaGGCAGGGAAGGTGGAGACACAGCGGGAAACAggcgagcagggactgaagcagtcctcaCTCACGCCGCtcctgctgcgattctgctttcgaaatgtacaagagtcccagcggcgaatagggctcttgtacatttcaaaaggaagccccatgctacagttcaaaggtggaggtgcccttatagactaattgaatagtcccTGGAAATctcattgactattcgattacttAATTAATCCAAATGTAACATCCGTAGGGCCAGCGGGCTCTTTTGGGTACGATCCAAGGTGTGAGTTGAccggggactgtggctggtcctttgggatggGGAGAACCTGTGCAGAGCTGGTGAGatgggttttataacctctcgcCTGTGcaaggagcagtgctggctgTGGCACAGATTAACGGGGGGGTGTCTTTGCTTGTGAGATTCTCGCTGGGCCGAGTGGCAGCTGCAGTGCTCTATGGCTGGCTCGGTGCCTTATAGAGGGGGACCCCCAGTCTTCGGCTGCAAGTAGCCCTGGTTCTAAGCAGTTCACCTCTCAGCGGTGCCCCAGATGccctgctggctcagggaggagcagggggaggctgatGCCGCGAGCGTTAGGCAGGTCGCTaccagcatgggggggaggggagcccaccAGCCCCTCCATCCTACCTGCCGCACTCTCTGCGACATGCTGTGCGTGTTGGGTGTCCTCAGTGACACGTTCAGCACGATGACCGCGTTGGCCACGATCAGCACCGTCACCACCAGGAGGAAGGTCAGGTACCTGGCGGGGAGAAGGAGCCGCGGAGGCGGGTCGCCAGGCCTGCTTCCCCCAACCCTGTCTCACCAGCCACAGCCAGGCACGGCATCTGCTGGTCCTTGGGGCTGTGTCCAGGCAGCAGACACCAGACAAAGCCGAGCACCAGGGAATGGGAACTGCCCGGATCTCTCGCTGCCCAGCAGTGACGCTGCAGCCCATCTGCATGCAGGAGACTAAGGGAGCCCGGACCAGAACTCCCCCATGGGCAGCTAATCCGCTatcccttctcctgcagcagccAACTCCGATAACGCACCTATGGGGTGGGGAATCTCCCTCTGAACTCGCAGCTGCCATTCCAAGCATGAAGGATGGTGCTTAGagctccaccccaccccctggaGCACACACTCAAGTCTCACCCGGCTATTTGCCTCGGCATCATCAtgcagcagtgagttccgcagATTAACTGTGGGCTGTGCAGCAAGGTGTATCCTGTGGGCTGCTAGGCATTCTGTTCAGGCATGCCCTCATCCTggcagtgcagggcagggaaaCTGGGAGCGGCACAACCACGCCTGCACAGGCCTCGGAGGCAGCCCTCTGTGCTGAGCTACCAGTGCCCCCAAGCCCCACCCGCGACGGCTCTCATTCTCTGGCCCTGCCCATTCCCATGTTGTCCCTCAGAGCCGGGCCTCAAAGGACCCCACTGAGACTGAAGCGAATCATATCagctgggatgcaggggaggaggagagccgAGCGGGTTTGGGAGCCCACCCCGGACCCTGCCGGATGTGGGCTGGCAGGCCTCGGGGAGCAGCCCTTACCTGCCAATGAGCGGCATGGCGTCGGAGGTCTCGGGCACCTTCTGCGCGATCAGGAACAGGAAGACCGTCTGGGCCAGGAGGACGTTGATGGAGACCGTGCACTTCTGGCCGCCCGCTGCCGGGATGCAGAACGCGAGACATGAGCCCgggtctgccccccaacccccacacGCTGGCCCCTCCGCCATGTTGGCCACCTCCTGGGAGGAGCTTTGCTCTTCTCCTGCGCCCGCGAGCGGGGTCGAGCTCTGTCCCCCTCCGTGGCTGCCATGCTGGGAGGTGTGGATTGTCCCCGCGCCAATGCCAGCGGTTCGAGCTGTGCCGGGGGCTGCTAAGGCGGGGGCCAGCCAGCGAGCCAGGCTCTACCTTTGGCAGGCAGGAAATACACCAGCACGGCCACGGAGGAGATGAGCACGCAGGGCACGATGATGTTGATGACGTAGAAGAGCGGTTTGCGCTGGATGATCAGGTAGAAGACGACCTGCTGGTAGCCCAAGTCGTCCGGGGTGAAGCGCTCGGCGTTCACGATCTTCTTGGCCGGCCGGTGCTTGATCATCCACTCCCCGTTCTCTGCCGGAAAGACGACACCGCGCGAGAATGGAAACCGCCCCGGCACAGCATCATGGGGACCCCACTCTGGGCCCCGACTcccttggggagcagcaggcattGCCCCGGGCGGGGGCCGAAGGAGCTTGTCCAGCGACCCCTGCTGGTGGATGCTTGGAACTGCCTCTCTCAGCTGGGGCCgtcagctgcagggcaggggaatcTGGCTCGCTGGCTCGGAGCCCGGGATGCAGCCAGAATGGCACCAAGGTGCCCATTCTCCCTAGGCGTTTGTGGGGGGGCGGGCTTGGGAacagcggggggctgggctgtgagtcTATCTGCCCCTCTGCACACCTCCGCAGCGTGAATGACAGGGCCAGCTGAGCAAGTATTGACATTGTGTCTGGGCAGCCGGCGCCCATTCCCCttgctccagctgctgccgcGTCTCTAGGGGACGGAGCGGGCGTGAGACAATGCCTGATCCATCCGGGAAGAGAAATCCTGCCCTGGGgacttcccgggggggggggggggcagataaagatctggggcagggagatttacagcagtggctgggagctgcaggacacACACAGCCACCAGCTTCCTGCCTCCCCGTGGGGGCTGATGCCCAGGGGCCCGATCCTGCCTGGGGGGGCTAAGCGATGCCCGTTCAGTGCAGCGGCCTCGGAAGCAGGCTTTGGGGAGCCGCACGTGAGGCCTTACGAAGGTTTCTTGTTTTCCTGTCGGCTGCCGGAGCGCTTATTTCTGAGCCTCTCCGGCGCCCCGGCTCGGCCTGGTGACGAAAGACTAGATCTCGCCGCCCCCAGAGCGTTTTGTCCCTCCGGACGCCGTGACACGTCTGCCTGCGAGAGTTCCAGGTCCTGAATCGCTCCCCGCCTGGGCCCGGGTCGCTCCAGGGGCGATGGGCAGGCAGAGCGCCGGAGGACAGGGTAGAGCAACACATCGCTGCTCTCTCGGGGCGTGACTCGTAAGCAGCTGGGCGCTGGTGCCGGCTGCTCACAGCCCTCGGGGCAGGGGGGTCCCAGCCGTGGCTCCCACGACCACTGGCACTTGAGCTGAGACACTAATGGAGCCGGGGGACCGGCCCGAGAGGGGGCATGGCCCCAGCCCGGAGCTTtcggggcaggagaggagtgagATTCGAGGAGGCTCCAGGGCCTCTTCTGTCTCCGGCCCCCCCCCTCGCCCGCCGGCCAACTTCAGCCCTTCCTTGCCACCCGACTGCCTATCCCTCTGCCCAGGCCCAGTCTCCTCGCTCGGCCAGTCCTCATCCCCTTCCCGGCCGTCTGCTgagccccagtctcctgcccccgccccccgtctccccttctcccccgcccagcctctgtgcccagccagtcccagccttccctccccccttgccccattccccccaggctgctccctccccctgccacggGATGTTTTTGCCCCCCGAGATGGCTCCTCCTTCATGCTGCCTGGGCATTAGCACTGGGGCAGGTTCCCAGCTCTAAGCGCCTGTGCCCAGCCCCGACCCACCCGGCAGCAGCCACCCTGGAGCCCCCCAATGCAGCAAGCTTGGTCGCTCTGGCAGTGGGAGACTATGGAGCATGCTCAGTCCGGCCCGAATCTTtggagattttagctgctagtCTCTGCTGAGCACAGAGGCTTATCCCAGGGCCAGGTTTGGATGGCAAAGGGTCCAGCCCAGCTCaaagccctctcccctgcctggTGCCATGTTTCAAACCCCTGTTCAAAGCATGGGGGCGCTACAGCTGTTCTTCCTGGAACAgtattctctct is from Pelodiscus sinensis isolate JC-2024 chromosome 10, ASM4963464v1, whole genome shotgun sequence and encodes:
- the LOC142830812 gene encoding acetylcholine receptor subunit gamma-like; translated protein: MRCLALLVALGSLTAVRCRNQEEKLLSDLMANYNRNLRPAQREGDIINVTLKLTLTNLISLNEREETLTTNIWIEMKWCDYRLQWDPDKYDNIQLLRVPSTEVWLPDIVLENNIDGVFEITLYCNTLLESSGCLLWMPPAIYRTSCAIFVTYFPFDWQNCSMVFQSQTYSANEINLLLTVEDGQTIEWIVIDPEAFTENGEWMIKHRPAKKIVNAERFTPDDLGYQQVVFYLIIQRKPLFYVINIIVPCVLISSVAVLVYFLPAKAGGQKCTVSINVLLAQTVFLFLIAQKVPETSDAMPLIGRYLTFLLVVTVLIVANAVIVLNVSLRTPNTHSMSQRVRQICLRRLPHFLGMHMRRSDVAARPLRARRRSSLGLMVKADEYMLWKARTELIFEKQKERDGLMKAVLEKIGRGLENGRSQDLCHSLVQAGPEIQACVDACNHIARTLQEQNDFDNENEEWILVGRVIDRVCFLVMASLFVLGTVSIFLMAHFNQAPAAPFPGDPKRYLP